TAGATTCTGCTGAAAACTTATATACTTTTTATATTTAAGTATTGCGTTTTTGTTTTTTCCCAAGGAATTCTCCTTCCCCGACCTTGGGAAAACTCTGCGAGACGCGGAAAAGCATGAAAAAATTTCCCAAGACAAAATAGAAATATAACTCGCTCGCTTCAGGAGTATAATGAATTATTTTAGATGGATAAGTAGGTTTATGCGTATTGGTTTCGAGTTGCTGTTAAATGGGTTTTATGTGATTGTTTTTCTGGTGGGGGATTATGTGGGAAGATTTTTAAATGGGGCTTTGCCTCGATCAGCGTATGGCTAGTGATGTGGATTCGCCAAGGCCCTTGGTTAAGTCGCCCAAGTTGCTTGGGGGGTAGGGGAGGGAATGGCGTTAGGCCTGGCCGTGGTTTCTCCCTCCAGGAAATAGAGGCCGTTGGTTTGTCGTCGGATGATGCCAGATTAATCGGTATAGTGGTTGATCCTAGGAGAAAGACTTCCTATGAGTGGAACATAAAGGCTCTGCGGGAATACTTAGAGAAGGTGAAGCAGGGTAATGCGGCTAAGCCGGCTCTGGCAATCATGATTAAGGCCAAGGAAAGCAGTGGAAGAACATTCAGGGGNTTAACTCCGGCTGGACATCGCTCGCGGGGTCTGCGTTCCATTGGTCTCCGGGAGACCCATGTACATAAGTGGAAGAAGAAGCAGAACGAGCGTGAGTCCCATAAGCGGCATGAAGCGGTGCGCAGGAAGGGCGGCAATTAAATAACAATTTATATATAAGGCCAATAATCTTAGATACATGAACAAGTTATCCAGGAATGAGGTTCTAAGTAGGGCGCGCGACTTGGAGGGATGGCTAATTCAGGACGATAAATTAGTCAAGGAGTACATCTTTAATGATTTCAAGGAAGCCGTTGAGTACGTGAGAAGCATACAGCCGGTGGNGGACTCCATCAATCATCACCCGGATATATGCATCCATTATAATAGGGTTCACGTGGAGTTAACCACCCATGATGCCGGCGGATTAACTGAGCTAGACTTCAAACTAGCGAGTGAGCTCGATAAACTTAGGCACGAAAAGTCTTAAAACATCGGCGTGGCAATTATGGCAATTAATGAGGGCAACGTAATTGTCGTTATTTCCCCCATATTCCTGGGTTCAAGATGGTTAAGGCAGTGGGCATAGCCCTCTGAATAACCGTTAGATCCAGGGGAATCGGCGGGGGATCCTTGGCTGGGAAGGTCATTAGCCGGCGGCGAGATAATTGAGTTCACGGAGAGGCGGAGCAAGCCAGGAAACAGGCAATAGATGATGGTGCAACACATCAAGGGCCTCGGCGCAAATACAGTGATGAGCTTTAGGTTAGACGGTAACGAGGTTGGGGAGTACATGGATGAAATAAGGTAATGCAGCCAGGCAATGATGCCGCCCCAGGAATGAGTTGCCCAATATCTAGGGTTCTAACCCCATTCCCGCCCCGAAGAGGGTTTGTCGCCCGTATCATCGCGCAGNAGCAATTGAAAGTGATGGAAGGCCATGGGCAAACACCGACTATACCTTACAATTGCGCCGGAGATACCTTGCTGAGCTCTTTGAGGGGGAAATGTTAGGAGAATTTCATGCTCCTCATTATGCCGCTCCTTATCCTAGCGGGGGTAGGCATGTAAAGCTCCTCTAGGGAAATGGGGGCCGTCGGCACATCGGGTCCAGTAACCCTAATTATTGGGGCTACTAGGTACTCCAGCGCCTTCTCAGCTATTAAT
This window of the Thermocladium sp. ECH_B genome carries:
- a CDS encoding pterin-4-alpha-carbinolamine dehydratase, with protein sequence MNKLSRNEVLSRARDLEGWLIQDDKLVKEYIFNDFKEAVEYVRSIQPVXDSINHHPDICIHYNRVHVELTTHDAGGLTELDFKLASELDKLRHEKS